Proteins encoded in a region of the Planococcus shixiaomingii genome:
- the hemB gene encoding porphobilinogen synthase: MNELKFDRHRRLRGSANLRSMVRETSLHKEDFIYPLFVVEGENVKEEISSMPGVFHFSLDRLGEELDEVVSLGIPSIIFFGVPNEKDAVGTQAYHDHGITQEAIRFAKERHPDLVVIADTCLCQYTDHGHCGVIENGVILNDKSLDLLARTAVSQAKAGADIIAPSNMMDGFVAAIRFGLDQAGFENVPIMSYGVKYASAYYGPFREAAHSTPQFGDRKTYQMDPANRLEALREAASDIEEGADFMIVKPALSYLDIIREVRDNYDLPIVAYNVSGEYAMVKAAAINGWVDEKKMVLETLLSMKRAGADIVMTYHAKDAARWLEEK, from the coding sequence ATGAATGAATTGAAATTTGACCGCCACCGCCGTTTGCGCGGTTCCGCAAACCTCCGTTCGATGGTTCGCGAAACAAGCTTGCATAAAGAGGATTTTATTTATCCGTTATTTGTAGTAGAAGGCGAAAATGTTAAGGAAGAAATTTCTTCTATGCCAGGCGTTTTCCATTTTTCATTGGACCGTTTAGGCGAAGAATTGGATGAGGTGGTGTCACTTGGCATTCCTTCCATCATATTTTTTGGTGTACCGAATGAAAAAGATGCAGTTGGAACACAGGCGTACCATGACCACGGCATCACGCAAGAAGCGATCCGTTTTGCAAAAGAACGCCATCCGGACCTTGTTGTCATTGCGGATACGTGCCTTTGCCAATACACAGACCACGGCCATTGCGGCGTGATCGAAAATGGCGTCATCTTAAACGACAAGTCGCTCGATTTATTGGCTCGCACCGCTGTTTCCCAAGCGAAGGCAGGAGCTGATATCATCGCACCGTCGAACATGATGGACGGATTTGTGGCAGCGATCCGCTTTGGCCTTGACCAAGCAGGATTTGAAAATGTGCCGATCATGTCTTACGGCGTGAAATATGCGTCCGCTTATTACGGCCCGTTCCGTGAAGCTGCACACTCTACACCGCAGTTCGGCGACCGCAAAACGTACCAGATGGATCCGGCGAACCGCTTGGAAGCACTTCGTGAAGCCGCTTCTGATATCGAAGAAGGCGCGGATTTCATGATCGTTAAACCGGCTCTTTCCTACTTGGACATCATCCGTGAAGTCCGCGACAACTACGACTTGCCGATCGTCGCTTATAACGTGTCTGGCGAATACGCCATGGTTAAAGCGGCAGCGATCAACGGCTGGGTAGATGAGAAGAAAATGGTTCTTGAAACGTTATTGAGCATGAAACGCGCAGGCGCGGATATCGTCATGACGTATCATGCTAAAGATGCCGCACGCTGGTTGGAGGAGAAATAA
- the ccsA gene encoding cytochrome c biogenesis protein CcsA, with amino-acid sequence MADITMARLHEAMVILYAVSLVFYFIDYLYKEKRASQIAMALLGVVWVMQTVFLVFYIIETQRFPILTLFEGIYFYAWLLVTLSIVLRFFYKFDFAVFFINIIGFIFMTIHTFAPVQIERSPIGEALVSELLLIHITFAILSYAALSLSFVFSALHMILYRLLKKKKWTQQLSNMPSLGQTEKGMTISILVGITLLFVSLILGLQWAYISLEEFSLLDIKIIGSFVLLVVYSLILFRHRGGALNGMNYARVHIYAFLLLLINFFLGSRLSEFHFWY; translated from the coding sequence ATGGCTGATATAACAATGGCAAGGCTGCACGAAGCTATGGTTATTCTATACGCTGTCAGCCTTGTTTTTTATTTTATCGATTATTTATATAAAGAGAAAAGAGCCAGCCAGATTGCCATGGCGCTGCTTGGCGTCGTTTGGGTCATGCAGACGGTCTTTTTGGTGTTTTACATAATTGAAACCCAGAGATTTCCGATACTGACTTTGTTTGAAGGCATTTATTTTTACGCCTGGCTGCTAGTGACGTTATCGATTGTTTTGCGGTTCTTTTACAAGTTTGATTTTGCGGTCTTTTTCATCAACATTATCGGATTTATTTTTATGACCATCCATACGTTTGCGCCAGTCCAAATCGAACGTTCTCCGATAGGGGAAGCGCTTGTTTCGGAACTGTTGTTGATTCACATTACATTTGCGATTTTATCGTATGCGGCACTTTCGCTGTCTTTCGTTTTTTCAGCGCTGCATATGATTTTATACAGGTTGTTGAAAAAGAAGAAGTGGACCCAGCAGCTGAGCAATATGCCGTCGCTCGGGCAAACTGAAAAAGGCATGACCATTTCCATTCTGGTCGGCATTACATTATTATTCGTGTCGCTTATTCTCGGCCTTCAATGGGCTTACATTTCACTCGAAGAATTTTCGCTGCTGGATATAAAAATCATCGGTTCGTTTGTTTTGCTGGTCGTCTACAGCTTGATCTTGTTCCGCCACAGAGGCGGCGCGTTGAACGGGATGAATTACGCAAGAGTCCATATCTATGCATTTTTGTTGTTGTTGATCAATTTCTTTTTAGGAAGCCGGTTATCTGAATTCCATTTTTGGTATTAA
- the hemC gene encoding hydroxymethylbilane synthase has translation MRKIIVGSRRSKLALTQTGQFIDKMKAAGAPFEFEVKEIVTKGDRILDVTLSKVGGKGLFVKEIQQALYDREIDFAVHSMKDMPSVLPEGLVIGCIPEREDPRDAFISNNHVKFMDLPVGAVVGTSSLRRSSQLLLMRPDIDIQWIRGNIDTRLEKLKNGEFDAIILAAAGLKRMGWKDDIVTEFLEVDECLPAIGQGALAIECRDDDAELLAELAKVNDENTALAVTTERKFLRDMDGSCQVPIAGYATVSNGDISFTGLISSPDSLEVYKESIVGRDPIEAGRVVAERISSQGGYDLIQKVKAENHV, from the coding sequence TTGAGAAAAATTATCGTAGGTTCAAGAAGAAGCAAGTTGGCTTTAACCCAAACGGGTCAATTTATCGATAAAATGAAAGCGGCTGGAGCGCCGTTTGAGTTTGAAGTAAAAGAAATTGTCACAAAAGGCGACCGCATTTTGGATGTGACGCTTTCGAAAGTTGGAGGCAAAGGCTTGTTTGTTAAAGAAATTCAGCAGGCGCTATACGACCGTGAAATCGACTTTGCTGTCCACAGCATGAAAGACATGCCATCTGTTTTGCCGGAAGGCTTGGTTATCGGCTGTATCCCGGAACGTGAAGATCCCCGCGATGCGTTCATTTCAAATAACCACGTTAAATTCATGGACCTTCCTGTAGGCGCGGTCGTTGGCACAAGCAGTTTGCGCCGCAGTTCTCAATTATTGCTAATGCGTCCTGACATTGATATCCAATGGATTCGCGGCAATATCGATACGCGTTTGGAGAAATTAAAAAATGGCGAGTTTGATGCCATAATTTTGGCTGCAGCAGGGTTGAAGCGCATGGGCTGGAAAGACGACATCGTTACGGAATTCCTTGAAGTGGATGAATGCCTGCCGGCAATTGGCCAAGGCGCTCTAGCGATCGAGTGCCGTGATGATGATGCGGAATTGCTTGCGGAACTGGCGAAAGTCAATGACGAAAACACAGCACTTGCGGTTACGACAGAACGCAAATTCCTGCGCGATATGGACGGCAGCTGCCAAGTGCCGATTGCGGGTTATGCAACGGTATCTAATGGCGACATTTCGTTCACCGGCTTGATTTCATCTCCAGACTCTCTTGAAGTGTACAAAGAATCCATCGTTGGCCGTGACCCAATCGAAGCGGGACGTGTCGTAGCAGAACGGATCAGTTCACAAGGCGGTTATGACTTGATCCAAAAAGTTAAAGCCGAGAACCATGTCTGA
- the hemL gene encoding glutamate-1-semialdehyde 2,1-aminomutase translates to MGYEKSIAAFAEAKELMPGGVNSPVRAFKSVNMDPIFMASGSGATITDIDGNTYIDYVLSWGPLILGHSHPEVVKAIQEVAVSGTSFGAPTLLENELAKLVMERVPSIEMVRMVSSGTEATMSALRVARGYTGRSKILKFEGCYHGHADSLLIKAGSGVATLGLPDSPGVPESVAKNTITVPYNDLESVRMAFKEFGDDLAAVIVEPVAGNMGVVPPNPGFLQELRNLTTENGTVLIFDEVMTGFRVGYNCAQGHFGVTPDMTCLGKVIGGGLPVGAFGGKREIMEHVAPSGSIYQAGTLSGNPLAMTAGFETLSRLDESSYETFVKRGDQLEKGFREAAEKYNIPHTVNRAGSMIGFFFTNEPVVNFETAKTSDTALFADYYRLMAEEGIFLPPSQFEGMFLSTAHTEEHIAKTVEAFHTVFAKLAR, encoded by the coding sequence ATGGGATACGAAAAATCGATTGCAGCATTCGCTGAAGCGAAAGAATTGATGCCAGGAGGCGTCAACTCACCGGTACGCGCATTTAAATCGGTCAACATGGATCCGATTTTCATGGCTTCCGGAAGCGGCGCCACTATTACCGACATTGACGGCAATACGTATATCGACTATGTGTTGTCTTGGGGTCCACTAATACTCGGCCACTCACACCCTGAAGTGGTCAAAGCGATTCAGGAAGTAGCTGTTTCCGGTACTTCATTCGGAGCACCGACGCTGCTTGAAAACGAATTGGCAAAACTCGTCATGGAACGCGTGCCGTCGATTGAAATGGTGCGCATGGTTTCTTCTGGCACGGAAGCGACAATGAGCGCGCTGCGTGTAGCTCGCGGCTACACCGGCCGCAGCAAAATCTTGAAATTCGAAGGCTGTTACCACGGCCATGCGGATAGCTTGCTGATCAAAGCCGGTTCAGGCGTTGCGACACTCGGCTTGCCTGATTCACCGGGAGTGCCGGAATCGGTAGCGAAAAACACCATTACAGTTCCTTATAACGATTTGGAAAGCGTACGTATGGCGTTCAAGGAATTCGGAGACGACCTTGCAGCAGTCATCGTTGAACCGGTTGCCGGCAACATGGGTGTTGTTCCTCCGAACCCTGGTTTCTTGCAGGAACTGCGCAACTTGACGACTGAAAACGGCACAGTGTTGATCTTCGATGAAGTCATGACCGGTTTCCGTGTCGGCTACAACTGCGCGCAAGGCCATTTCGGCGTTACGCCGGATATGACGTGCCTTGGCAAAGTGATCGGCGGCGGACTTCCTGTCGGCGCATTCGGGGGCAAACGCGAAATCATGGAACACGTGGCACCGAGCGGTTCGATTTACCAGGCAGGCACGTTGTCCGGCAATCCGCTTGCCATGACGGCTGGCTTTGAAACGTTGTCCCGCCTTGATGAAAGCTCGTATGAAACATTCGTTAAGCGCGGCGACCAGCTTGAAAAAGGCTTCCGCGAGGCGGCAGAGAAATACAACATCCCGCACACTGTTAACCGCGCGGGCTCGATGATCGGCTTCTTCTTCACAAACGAACCTGTCGTCAATTTTGAAACAGCAAAAACTTCTGACACGGCGCTGTTTGCCGATTATTACCGCTTGATGGCGGAAGAAGGCATTTTCCTGCCGCCTTCCCAGTTCGAGGGTATGTTCTTATCGACAGCCCATACAGAAGAACACATCGCCAAAACCGTCGAAGCTTTCCACACCGTCTTCGCAAAATTGGCACGCTAA
- a CDS encoding uroporphyrinogen-III synthase: MSDPNFPLQGETIIFTGSTEPVEAIERVEELGGKAVYLPLIETATRQSELPDFSAYEWLIFTSRNSAEAFCLLHAPVDSKIAAVGEKTAEVLEQNGYSISFMPSIYSADRFIEEFPQVVGEARCLFIKGSLAKNTIASMAMPVDEWVIYETTLNIENAKKLTAMKNAVVLFASPSAVSAYREAGGDWQEIKVAAIGHVTQNAILQNDGHVDFIPEKYTILDALNEIVKGS; this comes from the coding sequence ATGTCTGACCCAAACTTCCCGCTGCAAGGCGAGACCATTATTTTTACCGGGTCTACCGAGCCTGTTGAGGCGATAGAGAGAGTTGAAGAGTTGGGCGGCAAGGCGGTGTATTTGCCGCTGATCGAAACGGCGACCCGCCAGTCGGAACTGCCTGATTTCAGCGCTTATGAATGGCTCATTTTCACTAGCCGAAACAGTGCGGAAGCCTTTTGTTTGCTCCATGCCCCAGTCGACAGCAAAATTGCTGCGGTTGGAGAAAAAACCGCTGAAGTGCTGGAGCAGAACGGCTATTCGATTAGCTTCATGCCGAGCATCTATAGCGCAGATCGGTTCATAGAAGAATTTCCACAAGTGGTGGGAGAGGCGCGTTGCCTGTTCATCAAAGGATCGCTCGCTAAAAACACCATTGCATCAATGGCGATGCCCGTCGATGAATGGGTCATATACGAAACCACGCTAAACATTGAGAATGCAAAAAAACTGACGGCCATGAAAAACGCCGTCGTTCTTTTTGCCAGCCCTTCTGCGGTCTCGGCGTACCGGGAAGCAGGAGGCGATTGGCAGGAAATTAAAGTAGCCGCTATCGGCCACGTTACCCAAAACGCCATCCTTCAAAACGATGGCCATGTCGATTTTATTCCTGAAAAATATACGATACTAGATGCACTTAATGAAATTGTGAAGGGAAGTTGA